One Sphingomonas sp. LHG3406-1 genomic window carries:
- a CDS encoding aromatic ring-hydroxylating dioxygenase subunit alpha: protein MDVPLLSTRPTPGQRALAERLAGGEEALGAGLARLPASLYTDEGRFTVEQERLFGRLPLLLAPSALLPSPRQATAHDAYGLPLIVSRDGNGRAHVLANVCRHRGTRLIEQDGVVPAARIVCPYHAWTYTPDGSLAALPRPDCFPGLDKKDHALRRFPVRESGGLLWYARSADADFSAVDALAPDMDAFGLSSLHLYRRRTHDVAANWKLIVDAFLESYHVQRLHAATIAPFFADGITAADRIGPHQRAAVGRTDYLAKVNRDDWRQLRKAVTYTYHFFPNAILIVSPDYVNLLTCYPQDVGRTLVEDVMLIPAPPQSEEEERHWQKSWDLLDGGTFAAEDFRAAALCHQGLASGLIGDVTLGTLEHGLADFHAMIEAALEG from the coding sequence ATGGACGTTCCCCTGCTGTCGACCCGTCCGACGCCCGGCCAGCGGGCGCTTGCCGAACGGCTTGCCGGCGGCGAGGAGGCGCTCGGGGCGGGTCTGGCCCGCCTGCCCGCCTCCCTCTACACCGACGAGGGTCGCTTCACCGTCGAACAGGAGCGACTGTTCGGCCGCCTGCCCCTGCTCCTCGCGCCCTCTGCCCTGCTGCCCTCACCCAGGCAGGCGACGGCGCATGATGCCTATGGCCTGCCGCTGATCGTCAGCCGTGACGGCAATGGGCGGGCCCATGTCCTCGCCAACGTCTGCCGCCATCGCGGCACCCGGCTGATCGAGCAGGACGGCGTGGTGCCCGCCGCGCGCATCGTCTGCCCCTATCATGCCTGGACCTACACGCCCGACGGCAGCCTTGCCGCCCTGCCCCGGCCCGACTGCTTCCCCGGGCTCGACAAGAAGGATCATGCACTGCGCCGCTTTCCGGTGCGGGAGAGCGGCGGCCTGCTGTGGTACGCGCGCTCGGCAGACGCCGACTTCTCAGCGGTTGACGCCCTCGCGCCGGACATGGACGCGTTCGGCCTCTCCTCCCTCCATCTCTACCGCCGCCGTACCCACGACGTTGCCGCCAACTGGAAGCTGATCGTCGACGCCTTCCTCGAAAGCTATCACGTCCAGCGCCTCCATGCGGCGACCATCGCGCCCTTCTTCGCCGACGGCATCACCGCCGCCGACCGCATCGGCCCGCACCAGCGCGCGGCGGTGGGCCGCACCGACTATCTGGCAAAGGTCAACCGCGACGACTGGCGGCAGCTGCGCAAGGCGGTCACCTACACCTACCATTTCTTCCCCAACGCCATCCTGATCGTCAGCCCGGATTATGTGAACCTTCTCACCTGCTATCCGCAGGACGTGGGGCGCACGCTGGTCGAGGACGTCATGCTCATCCCCGCGCCGCCGCAAAGCGAGGAGGAGGAGCGTCACTGGCAGAAGAGCTGGGATCTGCTCGACGGCGGAACCTTCGCGGCCGAGGATTTCCGCGCCGCCGCCCTCTGTCACCAGGGGCTTGCCAGCGGCCTCATCGGCGACGTCACCCTCGGCACGCTTGAGCATGGCCTCGCCGACTTCCACGCCATGATCGAAGCCGCGCTGGAGGGCTGA
- a CDS encoding MFS transporter: protein MNGLQVAIFVGLLVSLGLLATRIESFRPYLRKRPLVAFLLGISSGFPLTLLLSTMTFWLSKVGIDKATIGFAVGLTTPYTLKFLWAPLVDKLPLPVLTRIFGQRRSWLFFIQALLLVAVWQLGSSNPQVGAMGTFAFWAILVAFLSATQDIVIDAYRIEILDDDEMAHGTATNQFGYRTGNLIAGAGTIFIASSEGLGLGWGAAYALTGLAIIPAIVGALWVGPGRYVDRFAEASGKKAGQWLRETVWNPFREFLGRNGAFLILAFVLLYKVGDAMGQIMLSPMIVELGFADLDYVSANKAWGFAALIVGSAIGAPFILWLGMGRALLYSGLLMMFSNVMFMMLAMVGNNYWMLVAAVVTENLTSGIGLTVFTTYLSGLSSLAYTATQFALLSSFAAVGRTWLSTPAGIAAENLGWVGFWGLTIVAAIPGMFLLWLLWSKGYVVQSVRQPSTEDDGPPGGERATA, encoded by the coding sequence ATGAACGGTCTGCAGGTCGCAATCTTCGTGGGATTGCTGGTCTCCCTCGGCCTGCTTGCGACGCGGATCGAGTCTTTCCGCCCCTACCTGCGCAAGCGCCCGCTGGTCGCCTTCCTGCTCGGCATCAGCAGCGGCTTCCCGCTGACGCTTCTGCTCTCGACCATGACCTTCTGGCTGTCCAAGGTCGGCATCGACAAGGCGACGATCGGCTTCGCCGTCGGCCTTACGACCCCCTACACGCTGAAGTTCCTGTGGGCGCCGCTGGTCGACAAGCTGCCGCTGCCGGTGCTGACGCGAATCTTCGGCCAGCGACGCAGTTGGCTGTTCTTCATCCAGGCGCTGCTGCTTGTCGCCGTGTGGCAGCTGGGGTCGAGCAATCCGCAGGTGGGCGCCATGGGCACCTTCGCCTTCTGGGCGATCCTGGTCGCCTTCCTGTCGGCGACGCAGGACATCGTGATCGACGCCTACCGCATCGAGATTCTCGACGATGACGAGATGGCGCACGGCACGGCCACCAACCAGTTCGGCTATCGCACCGGCAATCTGATCGCCGGCGCGGGCACCATCTTCATCGCGTCGAGCGAGGGGCTCGGTCTTGGCTGGGGCGCCGCCTATGCACTGACCGGACTGGCGATCATTCCGGCGATCGTCGGTGCGCTGTGGGTCGGGCCTGGCCGCTATGTCGACCGCTTCGCCGAAGCATCGGGCAAGAAGGCGGGGCAATGGCTGCGCGAGACAGTGTGGAACCCGTTCCGCGAGTTCCTCGGTCGCAACGGCGCCTTCCTGATCCTCGCCTTCGTCCTCCTCTACAAGGTGGGCGATGCGATGGGCCAGATCATGCTCTCGCCGATGATCGTCGAGCTGGGTTTTGCGGACCTCGACTATGTGTCGGCCAACAAGGCCTGGGGCTTTGCCGCACTGATCGTCGGGTCGGCGATCGGCGCACCGTTCATCCTCTGGCTCGGCATGGGCAGGGCCTTGCTCTACTCGGGCCTGCTGATGATGTTCTCGAACGTCATGTTCATGATGCTGGCGATGGTCGGCAACAATTACTGGATGCTGGTGGCGGCGGTCGTGACGGAGAACCTGACCAGCGGAATCGGGCTGACGGTGTTCACCACCTACCTCTCCGGCCTGTCCAGCCTCGCCTATACTGCGACCCAGTTCGCGCTGCTCTCGTCCTTCGCCGCGGTCGGGCGGACCTGGCTGTCGACGCCGGCCGGCATCGCGGCGGAGAATCTCGGCTGGGTCGGCTTCTGGGGCCTGACCATCGTCGCCGCCATCCCGGGCATGTTCCTGCTCTGGCTGCTGTGGAGCAAGGGCTATGTCGTGCAGTCGGTGCGGCAGCCGAGTACCGAGGATGACGGGCCGCCCGGCGGGGAGCGCGCAACCGCATGA
- a CDS encoding tetratricopeptide repeat protein, with translation MIMFVAILAIQIAMIVDVIRNRRNNLWIMALLFLPLASTIAYLIIEVLPRFQHNRHFRQARAEVGRRLDPERELRSARSALDLADTVANRSRVADALSDLGRHGEALPLYRAAAGPRPDFRSGERLARCLYLNDQASEALETVDRLPAPSVQSDRDRVALLRARILEDLGRDDEALPIYADVSQRLPGDEARCRHAALLLKMGRKRDARMVLQEVEQRMRHLDRQSRAEEAGMYDWAMGELARLRA, from the coding sequence ATGATCATGTTCGTCGCCATCCTCGCCATTCAGATTGCGATGATCGTCGACGTGATCCGCAATCGCCGGAACAACTTGTGGATCATGGCGCTCCTGTTCCTGCCGCTGGCGAGCACCATCGCCTATCTCATCATCGAGGTGCTCCCGCGCTTCCAGCACAACCGGCACTTCCGCCAGGCGCGGGCGGAGGTCGGGCGGCGGCTTGATCCGGAGCGGGAGTTGCGATCGGCCCGGTCGGCGCTCGATCTGGCCGACACCGTCGCCAACCGGAGCCGGGTGGCGGATGCGCTCAGTGACCTTGGCCGCCACGGCGAAGCCTTGCCGCTCTATCGCGCCGCTGCCGGTCCGCGGCCCGACTTCCGGTCGGGCGAGCGGCTCGCCCGCTGTCTGTATCTCAACGACCAGGCGAGCGAGGCGCTGGAGACGGTCGACCGGCTGCCGGCTCCCAGCGTGCAGAGCGATCGGGATCGCGTGGCCCTGCTTCGGGCGCGCATACTCGAAGACCTTGGCCGGGACGACGAGGCGCTTCCGATCTATGCGGACGTCAGCCAGCGACTGCCCGGCGACGAGGCGCGTTGCCGTCATGCTGCGCTGCTGCTGAAGATGGGGCGCAAGCGCGACGCCCGCATGGTGCTGCAGGAAGTCGAGCAGCGGATGCGCCACCTCGACCGGCAGTCGCGGGCCGAAGAGGCCGGCATGTACGACTGGGCGATGGGCGAACTTGCAAGGCTCAGGGCCTAG
- a CDS encoding folylpolyglutamate synthase/dihydrofolate synthase family protein, translated as MADFARSTHPGVAAQLARLAAISPSGDRLGLERITALLSRLGDPHLHLPPVFHVAGTNGKGSTCAFLRAALEADGRTVHVFTSPHLVRFNERIRVAGRLIGDDQLEALLSEVNDHAAGIEPSFFEVTAAAAFLAFARTPADACVIEVGLGGRLDATNVVPDPAVAGIAALGLDHQEWLGPKLMHIAREKAGIAKKGRPLVTMDYEPSATLAIEKVAEAAGAHLLMHGRAWGGRALPQWLEYWDETSRRLSPHTRQEERFSPPSALAGKHQYRNYLLAIAMLRHQDRVPVRTESLDMAGKLARWPARMQQLGSGPLRDLLPPSAELWLDGGHNESAARALAGWLARDALQGRPCSLVLGMLANKDADGFIARLAPHLRALVAVPVPGHDHHAPAALAALGARHGIADCATAPGPAAAVRMIAERGAGELTLIAGSLYLAGEVLALNDEVPD; from the coding sequence ATGGCCGACTTCGCCCGCTCCACCCATCCCGGCGTGGCCGCCCAACTCGCCCGCCTCGCCGCCATCTCCCCGTCCGGCGACCGCCTTGGGCTCGAGCGGATCACCGCCCTCTTGTCCCGCCTCGGCGACCCGCACCTCCACCTGCCACCCGTTTTCCACGTCGCCGGGACCAACGGCAAGGGCTCGACCTGTGCCTTCCTCCGCGCCGCGCTGGAGGCCGATGGCCGGACGGTTCACGTCTTCACCTCGCCCCACCTCGTCCGCTTCAACGAGCGCATCCGGGTCGCCGGCAGGCTGATCGGGGACGATCAACTCGAAGCCCTCTTGAGCGAGGTCAACGACCACGCCGCGGGCATCGAGCCGAGCTTCTTCGAGGTGACGGCGGCCGCTGCCTTCCTCGCCTTCGCGCGCACGCCGGCCGATGCCTGCGTGATCGAGGTCGGGCTCGGCGGGCGGCTGGACGCCACCAACGTGGTGCCCGATCCCGCCGTCGCCGGCATTGCTGCGCTTGGGCTCGACCACCAGGAATGGCTCGGCCCCAAGCTCATGCACATCGCTCGCGAAAAGGCCGGGATCGCCAAGAAGGGGCGCCCGCTGGTGACGATGGATTACGAGCCCTCCGCCACGCTCGCGATCGAGAAAGTGGCGGAGGCGGCGGGCGCCCATCTGCTCATGCACGGCCGGGCATGGGGCGGGAGGGCCCTGCCGCAGTGGCTCGAATATTGGGACGAGACGTCCAGAAGGCTGTCTCCCCACACCCGGCAAGAGGAGAGATTCTCGCCGCCCTCCGCCCTCGCCGGCAAGCATCAGTACCGCAATTATCTGCTCGCCATCGCCATGCTGCGGCATCAGGACCGGGTGCCGGTCAGGACGGAGAGCCTGGACATGGCGGGCAAGCTCGCCCGCTGGCCGGCGCGGATGCAGCAGCTCGGGTCCGGGCCCTTGCGCGACCTGTTGCCGCCGTCCGCGGAACTCTGGCTCGATGGCGGGCACAATGAGTCGGCGGCGCGGGCGCTTGCGGGCTGGCTGGCCAGGGACGCGCTGCAGGGGCGGCCGTGTTCACTCGTCCTCGGCATGCTGGCGAACAAGGATGCCGACGGCTTCATCGCCCGCCTCGCCCCGCATCTGCGGGCTCTGGTCGCCGTTCCGGTGCCCGGGCACGATCACCATGCTCCGGCGGCGCTCGCGGCGCTTGGCGCGCGTCACGGCATCGCCGATTGCGCGACGGCCCCGGGCCCTGCCGCCGCCGTCCGCATGATCGCCGAGCGGGGCGCTGGCGAACTGACCCTGATCGCCGGCTCCCTCTATCTCGCGGGCGAGGTGCTGGCCCTCAACGACGAGGTGCCGGACTAG
- the accD gene encoding acetyl-CoA carboxylase, carboxyltransferase subunit beta, which yields MSWLSRVRNSISFLPKRQTTDTLWHKCKKCGSMVFTKEWEDNLQVCPRCDHHNRIRAETRFAQVFDEGAYELLSSPEVREDPLKFRDTKRYIDRIKAARTTTEQKDALLNARGTIGGRTAVVGVQDFAFMGGSMGVAVGSAFVAGVEAAIAAHAPYIVFTAAGGARMQEGILSLMQMPRTTVALELLREAGLPYIVVLTDPTTGGVTASYAMLGDVQLAEPGALIGFAGQRVIEQTIREKLPEGFQRAEYLLEHGMIDMVVPRAALRERLIQLIDYLAPVREAA from the coding sequence ATGAGCTGGCTCAGCCGGGTCCGCAACAGCATCTCGTTCCTGCCCAAGCGGCAGACCACCGACACGCTGTGGCACAAGTGCAAGAAGTGCGGATCGATGGTCTTCACCAAGGAATGGGAAGACAATCTCCAGGTCTGCCCGCGCTGCGATCACCACAATCGCATTCGCGCGGAGACCCGCTTCGCCCAGGTCTTCGACGAGGGCGCCTATGAACTGCTGTCCTCGCCCGAAGTGCGCGAGGATCCGCTCAAGTTTCGCGACACCAAGCGCTACATCGACCGCATCAAGGCGGCGCGCACCACGACCGAGCAGAAGGACGCCTTGCTCAACGCGCGCGGGACGATCGGCGGCCGGACCGCGGTGGTCGGCGTGCAGGATTTCGCCTTCATGGGCGGATCGATGGGCGTGGCGGTCGGCTCGGCCTTCGTCGCCGGGGTCGAGGCGGCGATCGCGGCGCATGCCCCCTACATCGTCTTCACCGCGGCCGGCGGCGCCCGCATGCAGGAAGGCATCCTCAGCCTGATGCAGATGCCCCGCACGACCGTCGCGCTCGAACTGCTGCGCGAGGCGGGCCTCCCCTATATCGTCGTGCTGACCGACCCCACCACTGGCGGCGTCACCGCCAGCTACGCCATGCTCGGCGACGTCCAGCTCGCCGAGCCGGGCGCCCTCATCGGCTTCGCCGGCCAGCGCGTGATCGAGCAGACCATTCGGGAAAAGCTCCCCGAAGGCTTCCAGCGCGCCGAATATCTGCTCGAGCATGGCATGATCGACATGGTCGTCCCCCGCGCCGCCCTGCGTGAGCGGCTGATCCAGCTGATCGACTATCTCGCCCCGGTGCGGGAGGCGGCGTGA